A window of Geotrypetes seraphini chromosome 16, aGeoSer1.1, whole genome shotgun sequence genomic DNA:
ctcagcccagccaggaAGGCTGGGGtaatctccatcgagggctattcacttaggtctccttttactaagccgcattatggctttaacacgcggaatagcgcacgctacattgccacatacgctagaccttaatgccagcattgagctggcgttagatctagaagcgtagcgtgcggtaatttcctgtgtgcgctacaaacgctagcgcaccttagtaaaaggagcccttagtcgctGGACTAAGTGAACAGCCCTTCatggctggagaagctggggctcttttgcctggaaaagcagagacttagagaggacatgatagaaacttataagaccatgaagggtatggagaagatagagagggacagattcttcagactagcgggggcaacaagaacaagagggcattcgcaaaaattgaaaggagacagattcaaaacaaatgctaggaagttcttcttcactcagagggtggtggacacctggaatgcgctaccagaagaggtggtagggcagagtacgattttgggcttcaaaatgggatgagatgacttcctaaaggaaaagaggattgaagggtatagttagagggttaccatacaggatattaaagGATTAAGGAATAGGATATTTTAGGTATAAGATCACTTAcaagtcatggacctgggggtgggggccgccttgtgagcggactgctgggcacaatggacccatggtctgacttggcagaggccatgcttatgttcttatgttttgccccagctttgtttgggctgagaacgtttcagcggcCCCTTCTATTTACCACCTGGACATACCACATTTTAAAACTGATTTCTCTGCCTCATCCATGAAAAAGAAAtgattacccctccccccttttacaaaatggtagtatggtttttagcaccgtcaacagtggtaacagctccgacgcacatgggaatcctatgagcgtcggagctgttactgcgatGGCCGGTGCTGAAAACCATGCTACCGTTTTGTTAAAGGGTGGTGGCGGTAAGAGCTTTTCCATTTAATTTTTAGAACTCATAAACACTTTAATAAAATCTATTCTTTCCCAATCTTATCATAAatattccacaaatttaatcCTATGAGAAACTCAAGTTTAAATGTGTTAAAATGCAATACTAATTTAATACAATATGCAAGGTCatatatttgggctgcaaaaacccaagtgaatggtacagtttaaggggtgaagaacttatgtgcaagtCAGAAGAGccggacttgggtgtgactgtatgtgatgatcttaaagtggccaaacaggttgaaaagctgaCGGCGAaacctagaaggatgctaggttgcttagggagatgaatggccagtaagaaaaaggagtattgatgcccctgtataagactttgatgagacctcatttagaatattgtgtacaattctggaggccgcaccttcaaaaagataaacttAAAGACTTTATTATTTCGAGATGCTTTCATTTGCTCTTAAAACATTTCATTCTTAATTAACCAACCGCTTCTATGAAGCGATCCCATCCTAAATGTTttatcctctccctccatttctttcaatctcatttcttttttttttttcttttcttttttctctctctatctttctttcctaattatgtaactttacccctcccttcccctcttaccATCACTCTCAAGTTCGTCTAGTTCGTGTCTTTAATGTACACTTTTATTAACtctttttataaatataatcttttatctctatttttaacattttattgtaaaccggctagataccagttgatggtcggtatattaaaagttaaaaggatggagttggtccagaggaaggctactaaaacggtgtgtggtcttcatcataaggcgtatggggacaaacttaaagatctcaatctgtatactttggaggaaaggcaggagaggggagatatgatagagtcgtttaaatacctaagtaatgtaaatgcacatgaatccagtctctttcatttaaaaggaaactctgcaatgagagagcataggatgaagttaagaggtgataagctcagaaataatctaaggaaatacttttttaccgaaatggtggtagatgcatggaacagtctcccggaagaggtggtataGGCATGTGGGAActttctgagagagaaagagataatggttactgtggatgggcagattagatggaccatttggcctttatctgccatcatgtttctatccccctcttctatcaaactgtgctagcagtttttagtgcagagagctgcgctgaatggcctgacgctcataggaactctatgagtgtcaggagcagcgcgggccattcagcgcagttccccgcgcgagaaactgctagcgcagtttaatagaagaggacctatgtttctatgcttgtgAGGGGCCGcctaaaagttctcagcccaaacaacagAAAAATACcgaacaaaaaaaagtggaaaatcgctagaTTAAGTGCATAGCTCTTGATGGACActgccctaactttgttggttgggctgagaacttttcagcagcccttcacGTTAGAAGGCTAATGCAGGCATGAAGGGCAGTTGCATGCACCACACAtcacagaaaacacacagaacaggAACTATTACAAAAAATTATACTGGATTATACTAATTTATACACCATGATGGAACACAATTGATTTCTGTAGTGTTCCATGTTCACATTACATTTTGAATATACTTTATTTTACGACACTTGGAGCTcacttctctgcttttctttatTGAATGAATCATTTTCATAGTGcttcagtgaaaaaaaataatCCACTCTTCAGCTATCTGTAGTGTGATGACTGGAAGGGGTCTGCTCCTCTGCCGTTTGTGCTGTATTCATCATTTAATCTATCACTGAGATGCTCTGTTGAAGTTCTATTTTTCAGCATTCTATACTGAATTCATGCTCCACTTACATGTGACTGGCATATACAGGGCTCTGCACCTGGAAAACCAAATCTATGTCAATATCTGGCCAACAGCGCTCAATatttctttaaatgtttgccCAATGGTCTTAGCAAGCAAAAATATTACCAACGCAAAACCGGAATTATTTTTGGAGAAACATTGTACTTTGCAATGTTAAATCCAAGTTGTGTTTTTATGTTTGCCTAATACTGAGCTGCTTTGCATGCTTTCGTGTGCTTTGTACCTCATTATGGGGTCCATTTATTAAGGcgagctaaccgatttagcacgctaaagattagcatgcgctaaatgataaggcatccattatattttatgggtgccttggcatttagcgcacactaatctttagtacgtgctaaatcggttagcacagcttaataaaaagacccctaggTAGCTTGTGCGGTGGTAAAATAACCTATATTATGATAAAAATGCATGGCTTTGCTATTTAATATGTGGCATTTGACATGAATTGTTCGCTATTTCCTTAACTCAAATTCCttgaaccccctctcccccattaACTAaagggcagtggtgtaccaagggggaggcggggggggaaatctgccccgggtgcagccttaggggggtgcacagccagcccggcccctatcgcgctcccaccctcccagcgagagcagtaAACCtaacctccagtagcgtcggcttcttcacggctttctcctccctctgccacatcactgatgacgtcattgGCGACGttgcaccggcaggagaaagccgcgaaggagccGACGCTACtgaagggaggtttgctgctctcgctgggagggttcacttgggggggggagagataggagggtgagcgggggttcggctgggaggggagagaagcggtctgcctcgggtgctccaaggcctggtgccattatcttcttcgggcagcaacagcgtttacaatttgctgttgttgccggcttcaggccttcctctctgccgggtcctgcctacttcctgttttcatgaagagaggacccgacagagaggaaggcctgaagccagcaacagcagtgaattgtgaatgctgctgctgcccgaagaagttcaggacaccaggccttgggtgacagaaggaggaaagggagcagagggggagagaattggggagagtgttgctctaCCCAACTacagggaatgaaaggagatgccagggcttaaaGGGAataagagatgccagggcatagagggaaggaggaaggtatgccagatcaagggaaaaggaagggggaaaggaaggaggagatgtcagagcatggagggggagggagagatggaagaaaaggaaaggagagagatgccgggaatcagggaagggatgatgccagactgtgaggtgggaaggaaagaaaggagaagagagagatgccagagcataggggagagggtggtgacagagagagagaaacggagagatgacagagttgaaatcaatcatgttcaaaggagagaagaggcacgggatacatagtttatggaaggagcatagaaagagggaagatgccatatggaagagagagagagagggtacacactggatagaaagagcacagagggcagtgaatggaaggggcgagatagatggtgaacagtagatggaaggggtagagagagggaaacagacactgaatggaagtgtgggggagaggaaggacagctgctgaatggaagtgtgagggaaagggggagcaggtgctggaaggaagtggggaggagaaagagaaaaagggcacatgcaggattgagggaagaggatagagttagttactggaaggagtgagggaaagaggtggcaagctataggtagacacagtgaaagagggaaattgaggactgaatagtaaaaaagaatttagacaaaggcagaaaataaattgagaaggaagagcagggaagaacaggaggaagggagcggagagagagatgccagagcaggggggaaggagaggagacagataccagaccaatggggtgaaaggagagatggaagggggaggcatacagtttctggaagtggtatagaaggagagaagatgccatataggggcagagagatggcagacagtggatggaaggaagagagtaaaaagaagatgaggaaagcagaaaccagagaagacaaaggtagaacaaaaattttctatttatttattgctttaggagacatgtgtattgcattgtatgcagagtccagcttcttgctggttcaatttaacctttgtctatgtatttctattttatccccccttttacaaaattgtggagcGTTTTATAgtccagccatggtggtagcagctctgatgctcagaattctatgagcgtcagagctgttaccaccgtggctaaaatccacactacagttttgtaaaagggggagggttaagtttgtgattacttattccatactaggcgaaagtattttctgtgttctgtgtattcgaaaggcatggttttctgttaggattgactgcaagattgatctgtattagtctggcttgtttagtttttcaaTGGGTGTATTgttgttgtacttctcactgcagtatgtaagatgctgccttttcctaggtactcatatgtgacgtgtggcttgttactaaaaatcatgtttttcgtacagatggggggggtgtgtgtaccaaaaaatgatgggccccgggtgtcacacatgctaggtacgccactgctaaagGGTCCTCTTACTAAGCTGAATGCTTAATGTAGGTTAAGATTCATCGCTGTGGGGCTTGCTCAGGCATTCATtggtagtttttgcatatagtaacatagtaacatagtagatgacggcagataaagacccgaatggtccatccagtctgcccaacctgattcaatttaaatttttaaattttttcttcttagctatttctgggtaagaatccaaagctctacccgttaCTGTGCTTTtgttcctactgctgaaatctctgtccagcccatctacaccctcccagccattgaagccctccccagcccatcctccaccaaacggccatatacagacacagaccgtgcaagtctgcccagtattggccttagttcaatatttaatattattttctgattctaaatcctctgtgttcatcccacgcttctttgaactctgtcaaagttttactctccaccacctctctcgggagcacattccaggcatccactaccctctccgtaaagtagaatttcctaacattacctcctcaacctcaaattatgtcctctggttttaccattttcctttctctggaaaagattttgttctacgttaatacccctcaagtatttgaatgtctgaatcatatctcccctgtctctcctttcctctagggtatacatattcagggcttccagtctctcctcatacgtcttctggcgcaagcctcctatcattttcgtcaccctcctctggaccgcctcaagtcttcttacgtccttcgccagatacggtctccaaaattgaacacaatactccaagtggggccttaccaatgacctgtacagaggcatcaacaccttcttccttctactgactacgcctctctttatacagcccagcatccttctggcagcagccacagccttgtcacactgttttttcacctttagatcttcggacactatcacccccaaggtccctctccccgtccgtgcatatcagcttctctcctcccagcatatacggttccttcctattattaatccccaaatgcattactccgcatttctttgcattgaattttagttgccaggcattagaccattcctctaacttttgcagatcctttttcatattatccactccctcttcggtgtctactctgttacaaatcttggtatcatctgcaaaaaggcatacttttccttctaaactttcagcaatgttactcacaaacatattgaacaggattggcctcaGCACCGAACcgtgagggactccactactcacctttccttcctttgagcgacttccattaaccaccatcctctagCGTCTGTCTGAcatccagtttctgacccagttcaccactttgggtcctaacttcagcccttcaagtttgttcaacagcctcctatgaagaactgtatcaaaggctttgctgaaatccaagtaaatgatatctagcatatgtcctcgatccagctctctggtcacccaatcaaaaaattcaatcaggttcgtttggcacgatttaccttttgtaaagccatgttgcctcggatcctgtaacccattagattcaaggaagtacactatcctttctttcagcaaaacttccattatttttccaacaactgaagtgaggctcaccggcctgtagtttcctgcttcatccctgtgaccacttttatgaatagggaccacatccgctctccaatccccaggaatcactcccgtctccagagatttgttgaacaagtctttaataggactcgccagaacctctctgagctcccttagtatcctgggatggatcccgtctggtcccatcgctttgtccaccttcagtttttcaagttgctcataaacatcctcctccgtgaacggtgcagaatctactccattttctcatgtaattttgccagacaatctcggtccttctccaggattttcttctgtgaacacagaacagaagtgtttgtttagcacatttgctttctcctcatcactctccacatattggttcccagcatcttttagcctagcaattccatttttcatcttcctcctttcactaatatatctgaaaaaatttttgtctcccttttttacatttttagccatttgttcttccgcctgtgctttcgccagacgtatctctctcttggcttctttcagtttcaccctgtagtcctttctgctctcctcttcttggttttttttttataattcacgaatgccaactctttcgcctttattttctcagccactaggttggagaaccatatcggcttcctttttctcttgtttttattgattttcttcacataaaggtctgtagccatttttatcgctcctttcagcttagaccactgtctttccacttctcttttgtcctcccatcctaacagctctttcttcaggtactctcccattgcattaaagtctgtacgtttgaaatctaggactttaagtattgtgcggccgctctccactttagccgttatatcaaaccaaaacgtttgatgatcgctacttcccaggtgagcactcaCTCGaatattagagatactctctccatttgtgaggaccagatccaatattgctttttctcttgtgggttctgtcaccatttgtctgagcagagcctcttgaaaggcatccacaatctccatacttctttccgattccgcagacggaatattccagtccgcatccggcaggttgaaatctcccatatgTTGCTCATGTACTAAGACATTAAATGCATTTTTTAGTTCAGGGAACGTGGGCATgactatgctaatcagttagcaggTGGGCATTGATGCATGCTAAAAGATCAGTACTGCATGTGAACACTTAAGggcctgattttaggcagctgcagGCGTCCTACCACAcagtctggcagccaatcgggatgcatatttaaaaaaaaaaaaaaaaaaaaaaaagaactagggTGAGGATGGCGCGTACATTTTAGGCATCTGTAATGTATCTACGGCGATGCGTAAGGATGATTACGTAGACCCAAGGCGTGGTATGTGCGTGATTTACCCCAGAAGTGTCTTTGGGTGTCGGTAAGCATCCTTACGTGCCTCTATAGGTATGTGGCAGacaccttaaatataggcctgtaaaatgctggcctacatttaaggcatttgTCAAGAAAACTAGCTGTGATACTCCAAAGGACGCCAAtgaatgattgacacatgattggcggCCACTTCTTAGGTGGCCCTGAGATTGACGTAATGTCCACCTAATTTACCtcatccccttttatcaagctgttctataggtttttagcatgggtcaGCGCAATAAATGCGCCGACACTCATAGACTTAATCAATACCAATAATTGGAAATGAACAACTCATAACTGatattaattggacttaattgaaagttagattcATAACTTAGTAGACTCATATCATGAAGTGGTACACATCTAGTCCATAGCACCTATCTAAAAGTGGGTATGGTTAGGGGGCAGTTTGTGGACTGCGATGCCTAAAACTCTAAGCATAATTCTATACAGTGCAActagcttttatagaatcacgcttaatgCCACACTAGCCTGTGATGATTTCTTAGGCaacctgggttagccacttttggaaacagtatactgggtttgatggacctttggtctgtctcagtacgccaattcttatgttcttatgtgagccaagtatagagcaatccaatttttgtgacatcactgataaatttgactcttagacattggtggaatgaggcattatgacatcacattctcagctctgaaatgttgctactatttgagtttctgctggGTACTTCGGACATAGGttgatcactgttggaaacaggatagtggactTGATAGACCTTTTGGTCTTTCTCAATATGGCAATTATTGTGTTTTTAATCAAGCATTTATTGCCGTTATATTAAAATGGTATCCTAGTGAATTTATTTCCTTTTCCTATTCTTTAActcttcttatgtctttcagCGCAGACATTGGAAGGATGGAAGAAAGAAACCAAACACGTGTGAAagaatttatttttaatggaCTCGCCAACAATGACGGGACAAAAGCTGCTCTATTTACACTATTTCTAGTGATCTACAACCTCACATTGTTCTCAAATGCATCCATCATTATGTTGGTATGGTCCAAGGCTTCCCTCCATAAACCTATGTACATTTTCCTTGGCAACTTGTCTTTTCTCGAAATCTGTTTTACAACCAGCACAATCCCAAAAATGCTTTCTGGCTTGCTGTCTAAagttaattctatttctttcgaAGGTTGCTTCCTacaattttatttcttcttcAGCTGTGGCGCAACTGAACATTTTCTTCTTACTGTTATGGGTTTTGATCGATACCTCGCCATCTGCCATCCTCTCCGCTACAATACCTTAATGAGCAATTACAAATGTTGTCTCTATGCTACTTATTGCTGGATTATTGGGTTTGTCTGGGCTTTGTTTCCCGTAATATTAATATCACATTTGCCATTCTGTGGCCCAAATAAGATTAATCATTTCCTGTGTGATCCTGGTCCTCTCATGGAACTCACTTGTGAGAAAGACTATGCTATAGAAATGGTCATTACTGTATATATCTCCATGGTGATCTACAGTACTTCCACCTGTACTTTCATCTCATATGCTTTCATTATACGAACTATATTAAAAATCCCATCCGCTTCTGGGCGCCGTAAGGCCTTTGCTACATGTGCCTCCCACCTTATCGTGGTGTCCATATTTTTTGGAACTATTATGTATATGTATGTTAGGCCACCAGGGAGTCATCCATTCGACATAGATAAGGTAATAGCTGTGTTCTATGCACTTGTGACTCCATTCATGAATCCAGTAATCTACAGCCTAAGAAATAAGGAAGTCTTGGATGTGGTAAAGAAGATGATGCGATCATCATAATTTATTCTTCTGTATGTAACTCCACTCCTGAAAGATAAACTATGGCTGCCAATTGTGTTTCAACTGAGGTTTACCATCagaaggggttcttttactaagctgtggtaaaaagtggcctcaaAGCATCCTTACATGGATGCTTCCAATACACGAAAGctatccacccccaccccccattttatcaagctgtactGCCGAATATCGTGAGGTAAATGCCAAGCCactcataggaatagaatgggcagaTCAGCATTTAGGCCcataattctataaattgcaccttAACTTAACTTAGGCATCGGTAAGTGCCCTACAGATGTCTAAGTTAAGTGCAAACAGCTGTTTAAAAgatcttttaaaataattttcaaggtgcctaaaaaTTGGCAGCAAAATCACACATACAGATGCTCTTTACGATGCATAACATAACTATAGGCGTGGCTAACGCCGGAAGTGGTAGTAGGCACGATTCATATCAGAGCTAGGCGCTGGAAagataggccttgaaaaccctggcttacatttccagtgcctacattTCAcaaaggcacaattctctaaatggtgcctttATGCGATTGACGTGATCGGCGGCCTCTTTTAAAGTGGCTGCCAACAACAGCTCTATTTAAAAATCCAAGCCTTAGTGTGCTCTGCTGGGCAGCATGCCTTTCTGAAAGGACCCTCTAAATTTGGAAATTACCACAGGATACCTGAGTGCTTTCCAAGataagccattttaagctgtggtaagtgaAAACAGCTTTTTCCACAGCTTAGTAACAGGACTCCTTAATAATGGCAAATTGGGTGTACTGTACAGGTGTCGCTGTATATGCCCCTGTATATGTACTGTACAGGTGTCCCTGCATGTCCTTGTGTAGGCCCTTCTTCCTTAGGAGGCCTCTTTGAGCTGGCATTCTGGCTAGATTCTTCACATCAGACAGCATTTGGAGGTATAGATCCTTCACTTTGGAACTTTCTTCCTTCAGAATTATGACAAGAAACCTCTAGTCAGTGATTCAAGAAAGTTGTAAAAAAAATTGCTATTTAGGCAGGCTTTTAACCTAATCTAGGATATTTTGGGATTATAGTCTATACTTGTATTCTAGCTGATAACATTGATGAAAATATGATGTTTAGAAGTAGTCACATGAGACTGATGTTATGGGCGCCATTTTGAGGTAGGCCTTGGAGAGGCCAGGTGCAATTGGCCATTGCTAATGGCTGACAAACTTTGACCCCACTGGACCCCTTGGACTCACTGGATGTTCCCTAGATCCCACTGAATCCCCCTGGATCCCACTGGACACTCCTCCAGGGCCACAAATTAGTTCTGAGGTAGCTACTAAGGGGTTGGGGGAGGTCGAGAATATATGGGGTGTTGTGTCCAGGGGAAACTCACCACCATACCCCAGAAGCATCAGGCCACAGCTTTTCTCAGCAAGATGCTCCTTTGCGACAGGAATAATGCTACTTTTAAGGTGGCTCACAAGATAgaattcagcaacctgcggtacaCAAATACTACATATATTAAGAATCTCATCATttttttttatccccttcttataACATATATTTTCCTATTCAGCATCTTCACTTCACTCAACCCACAAACAATTAAGATATCAACTC
This region includes:
- the LOC117349698 gene encoding olfactory receptor 11G2-like, with the translated sequence MEERNQTRVKEFIFNGLANNDGTKAALFTLFLVIYNLTLFSNASIIMLVWSKASLHKPMYIFLGNLSFLEICFTTSTIPKMLSGLLSKVNSISFEGCFLQFYFFFSCGATEHFLLTVMGFDRYLAICHPLRYNTLMSNYKCCLYATYCWIIGFVWALFPVILISHLPFCGPNKINHFLCDPGPLMELTCEKDYAIEMVITVYISMVIYSTSTCTFISYAFIIRTILKIPSASGRRKAFATCASHLIVVSIFFGTIMYMYVRPPGSHPFDIDKVIAVFYALVTPFMNPVIYSLRNKEVLDVVKKMMRSS